GCAGCTGATTTCAATATAATACAGGAATACAAAACTCTGGTATTTGAATAGCCTGTGGACTCAAGTTTACCGTTGAACCACAGGCAGCAAGCTGTTTTTAACCTCTCATTAAAATCAATAGTCTTGTAAAATGAATGACTTACaatctttaaaaaggaaaaccaTGTATAGTtaaacagcactgtgctgtaatAAGGCATGacctttttaatttagtaatcaaAAATCAATGCTAGAATAACTTACTGTAATTACATCCATTCCCTTTTACTCATATGGAACCGGTTTGTTTTATACtgggacatttaactaaaaaaatCAAAGGGCATGTCAAAAGAAATTATGAAGGGGTAGTGGAACATGCAGGTCAGTGTTGCCAGGTGTCCAGCAAATAGATAAAGAGCAAAAAGCAGACTAACGATAAAGTCGAAagtctttttttctaattatagCACTGCTCATGCTACTACGGTAGGTAGTAATTCATGAAAATTCCCCTTCAAGTCAAGAagggagtgcaggatgcgccctatagcctggacgtcgccggttcgagttaggttggccagggtgtcctcggatcactgcgcaccagcgacccctgtagtctggccgggcgcctgcggtcTTGCcggtaagctgcccagagctgtgttgtcctccgacgctgtagctctgaggtgagtctgcagtgtgaaaagaagctgtcggctgacggcacacgcttcggaggacagcatgtttgtcttcgccgctcccgagtcagcgcgggggtgggtaggggtgagctgagcctaaaaataattggctattctaaattgggagaaaatgatcataaaaaacaattggcgaacactaaatgtataaaaaaataaataaataaaagtcaagaaaaaaaagacaaaggctGTTCAGCTGCATTTACAGATAAGAGAGAGAACATATGGGGCTCATAAACAATAACTATGAATCTTCAATGAGAAGAAAATTAGGAGAGATACTGTCTCCCCAGGGAGAAATGCTTCAAGGATAATCTCCCTTCACAACTGGTCCTCAGACGCATCGCTGGCAGGCTATTAAACATGAACGGTAATTAAACAGCGTTCACGTTTCAATAGTCCTCCAGTGAGCTGCCCTGCCCCACCTGCCACACAGACACTTATTACTGGCCAGTCACACTTCATTGCATGCATAAGGAGAGTCAGACTGACAAGTGGAATCATGAGGATTAGATGCCCACTTTTCTAAATCAGTGATATATATAAACTGTCCAATGTTAAAATTTCAGACGTAAGGAGGGTAACAACATCCAGGTACTTCCGAGTAAAATGTGTGTgaataaacatgcattttataaCACATAGAAACTATTAGCAAAAACGTTCCCATAAAAACACAATCATGCAATCAACATTAGAATCTGTGACACAGCATTCTTATTCTATTTAGCATTGTACTCAGAAATGATCACTGGACTGGTAGATTCCAGGTTTGTAGTGTTCAAGTTTTATTTCAATAGCTTATATAAAACACCCTTCTGACAACATTCTATCCAATACAAAGACGTGAGCACAAACTTCCACAAAAAAAGAATTACGAGTGGAAAGAAACGTGTTCAGGGTGCTGTGTGTTTAACACCAGGTGCAGTTTCCCTAATCTGCTTTAGGGTGCTACAAACAACAATGACTAAAGTCAAATCAATAGGCTATATTTCTGGTAAGGTATGCTACCTCAGCTGCATTTAATGCGCCTCTAAGTGAATTAGTTAGGGACAAGATTCCATGCAAATAAAGTTTGGAATTCTACAGTGCCAAAATGAAGCACTTTAGCACTGCTTTTGCAGCTATTTAACTCAGGATCACAAGATAAGCGTCTACGCAGGAATAAAGACTGATGGAAATCCCAAagaacagaaaatacaaaaatcacactTCCCTgtatcttttttaatttttattatgcATGGACTTATATTTTCAGTTGCTTGAGCGAGACCTGCTTGAATTAAAAGGGATACTGCACCCACTGCAATTAGGAATAACCATCCACACaagaaacacacagtatttaCAGCAACATATTCAACTTCCAACACAAGGGATTTCATTGCAGTGAACAAGCACAACGATGACCTCTTGCTACCAAGTAACTGCAAGCTGTGGAACACACAGAAGGCAGTTTGGCAAGCACCACAGTATGCACTCATGTACCTACAGTAAAAGCATTCTTTGAAAAAGGCACTTATGTGCAAAAATAAACTATGACCTCTGTGGCTTGTGAATGGGGTGCTTAAAAAGTTTGCTGCCAAATCTTGCACTGTTTCATCACAGAATAGCTGCACCTGAGGAACACTATTTTCAAGGCAGGCTAGATATTATACAATCTATTCTGCAGAGTAGGCTCCAGCTTAATTAGACATTACATTCTGTAGCAGAGCACGACTTTGGACTTTATCTATGCTACTGAAAGGCCTTTGGTGAACATGCAACAAGGAAACAATGCCAATGTCCAACAGGCAGCAATACCGTAACAAAGGGAAATGATTAGCCTGTCCTTGTTAGAAACTTGGAACAAACTTTCTGTTGTAAGGGTTTGTTAAACTTCTCAGTGAATGTAACAAAGGTTAAAAATCAGAACTAGAATTGCACATGCTTTTACGTTAGATatattgtaaaacacatttttcgttttttttttaacgtttactGAAATGTGTAGGACTGTATTTGAGTTTGATTTTAACATGCCTTAAAATACTGCCTCTTCAACTCTATAATAACCCAGCTGTGGTTGCCCCAGGATGATGTATAGTTCCACTTACTAGCAatactacatacaataaaaatagcATCAAGTgagatttgcaaaaaaaaaaaaaaggggtttaCGCATTTTAGTACAGGAGCATTTGGATCTTCCACTGTAAACAGACGCCACTGTCCCTGTGTCACAGATTTCAGTTAAATAACCAATGAGCAAAATTACAGGCCGCAAATGTACttataaaatgtaaacagcactggctttttaaaaacacaacacatttcgtaaacaattatatatatatatatatatatatatatatatatatatatatatatatatatatatatatatatatagccttcaAAAACAACATTTCAGTGTCATCCAACCTTTTTAAAATTCTGTACGCAAAAACACAGTGTTGTCTGGTAATCTGACCTGTAAGTATACAAGCTTTGCAAttactttaatttttttaaaccagaTATAACTGCAAATTGGCACACACTAAGTTGCATGAGCTTGGaaaacatctttttaaaaatgttgtgacCTCAAATACTTCATCTTAAATGCTAAACATCACAGTGCAACATAAGGGAGAGTGTACTGAAGCCAATGTGTGGATATTATACAGGTAACACATTCAGAAATGACTCTGCTATGCATTGCACTGTGGTTCAAGGTGCCAATGTGTGGATATTATACAGGTAACACATTCAGAAATGACTCTGCTATGCATTGTACTGTGGTTCAAGGTGCCTTCTAGAACAAGGCAGCACTCTTGCCTTGCTATCAAATGCTTTTTAAATCTGCACTCTCTTGCCAAGGAATTTTGTGTGTTTTACTGTATCTAATAAATAAGAATTTACTcattaaaaacaattacatttacaaaaaaattctCTGATTTAACAAAGATAAAATGagctattttctgtttaaaatactgaactatttaaaaacattaaatatctATATTCTCTCTATTTTTCAAAACAGAGGGCATGAAGCCTGCAGACTGAAATCAGCTTCCATGAGGTCTGACTAGCAAAGCAGCAGTCATCAAACCAACTCTGCACTGTTTGACCATTTTAAAGTACTTTTCAAAATCGCTTTGTAGTTTAAGTAAAAAAGACTCCATCTTTCTGAATacaatcatattaaaaaaaaaagttagcgtcAAACTAATCTCTAGTCGTATTCTAATGCTCAAAAGGAAGGTTTTGTACAACAGATGTCAAGTTATTGATCTGTATAGTAAACTTACTGCATGGTGTCTTTGGTGACATATGTGATGACATCATTGACaacataaaaatgtaatacaacgtTGGAAGGTATTttttatcacccccccccccccccccccccaccatcaTTTATAAAGGCTACAAATCCAGTGCAGTGTGTTTATTCCACTCAACAGGTCATTTCATGTTCGCTTCGCCCTTTGCTGGAAGTCTCACACTGTCCAACACAGAGTTCTGGTTTTAAAGTGTCTGGGTTTTCAGAGTGAAAATGAGGCATTCCTTGGGTGACACCTATGGGTTTGCACTTCATTTGCTGGTGGGAAGAATCAGAGTACTGACCTGCAGAGGAAATCTTAGAGAAATACGCCTCATTTCTTTCATCTAAAGGAGAAACAAGAGCAAGCACCTTCCCAGAGCTGTCTCTGGAAGTCCCCAATGAGTTTGATCCAGTTTGAGGCCGGCACTCATCAGATTGTAAGGGGAGATGGGATGGTCTGGCCATCTGCCTGGAGCTCTGTATTGGATTACCAGCCCCAGTATCACAAGTAAACCTTGAAGTCTGAGGCTGAAGCCTCCGATTAGGAGAACCACCCTCAACCTGCAAATCCAATCTATCCCTCTGGATTTCATGTTGTATGGCCCTTCCCATTCCCAAAGGACTACAACTCTGGACCCGTCCTAATTTTTTTCCATCTATCAAAGGAAGGGCGAAATTGCACGTAGCCTCCTGTTGCCAGGGCCAATTAGGAATGTCAGCAACCTCCCTCCATTCTGAGCTGGCTGATCGCCCCTTCCTTTCCCAATCTGAGGGCCAATGGAGAGTGGAAGCCTTCTTGGAATCCCATTCAGATCTGGAGACTTGGGGAAGCTGAGGGATAACCTTTGACAGATACATGTCAGCCAGTTCGAATTCCAAGCTGTCAGTGTCTAGTGATCTGCTCCTCCTGTTTAGAGACAATGGGGCCGGCATTGCTGGGCTCATTTTACTGAAATTAAGATGCCGTGGAAGACTGGCAACCCCCCAGCTGTTGCCGAGAAAAGGATTCTGATCGTACAGTTCAAACATCCTCTCGTCACACTCAGCAAAAGCATCTTTTTGCAAGTAGCTCTCATCGTATGCCTCATACGGCGACGACATGTCTTCATCTGTGTCCATTTCAATCTGACCATCACATTCCCCTTCGTTTTCCATGTCTACCACATCGAAAGTCACCATTGCTGGAAGGGCCTGCATATTGTGTGTAAAGGAAGAACCAGAATCAGAGCTGCCAATACTTTCGGAAAGGTTGTTTAAGAACGCAGTATTGTTAGTAAAGTCCACTAAGGCCTGGGAGAAGCAGACAGTCTGATCATATTCAAGGGCTTCATCAGTCTTCATTTTACCAGTAtcagtttttctctctctcttttcagaCTGGGTGCATCTTCCATTTCCCTGCAGTAATTCATCAAGTGGAACTGGGACTTTTGATCGATGGGAGTTCTTTGTGCTGCACACAACATCAACGCCATCCAAATCAGGAAGTagctttgcatttgttttttggtTAGTGTGGTGTTCTCCACTGCTGGGGTGTGTCTGGTTATTTCTGTGCTTTACTTTTGAGCCTTTTCCTATCCTAGTCTGTGAAGTTACCTGCTCCTCTTTAAGGCAAGCTTGATGCGTGTTATTGTTCATTTTAGAATTACAATCAGCTGTGCTTTTTTCTGCGTAAAATCTATCCTTGCTCAAGATGACTTGCTCTTTTTTGGGGTGCTTTTTTGTGCTTTTAACTTCCCACCCCATAAGCTTCTGCTCTATCTGAACTTGTCTAACCCCTTCCATAAGTCCAGCTTTGTTGGAAAAACTGGGACATAAACTCTTATCCACATCCATTCCTAAAAATTCCAAAGCGTCTGGGGTGGGTGGCAGCGTCTCAAAGGAGGGTTCATCTGCGAGAGGGGGGCTCATGAGGCTATCGTCAGGTTCATAGAGCTCATAGAGTGCATCCCCACTGTAGCTGTCCCTTGGAAGCCTTTCCTTTCTGATTCGGCTGAGGCTATCACCCCCATCTTCATCAGGGCCTGGAGTGGTGGAATCATAATAACCCTCGTCACTGTTGGGTGCAGATTCAGGCTGGTCACTTTGTGGGGTCAGGAGGTCTCCGCTGGTATGACTGTTATCTGCAACAGCTCGGACAACATTGGGATTATTAGCAGCATCCACACATGGACCAGGAAGGGCGGGTCCATCCGGAGATATCTGCAGGTCCATGTCATCGCCCAGGAGCATCTGCTGTTGACCAGGGGTAAAGCACACGTCAGCTGCAGCTGCATTTTCCCACAAACCTTGCAGATAATCCTCGTCAACCTCATCAGGGGTCGCCATTTCTTCCCCGCCTCCTTGGTAAGTGACATAGCAGGAGCTTCTTTTGCCCGCGTTGCGACTTCTTTCAGCCGACACCGTGCTTTCAGCAATGCTGTCGTCATCTCGGTCCGCAATTATGTCTCCGCACCCAGTGAGGGAATCGAAGCTCTTCAGAGAAGCCACATCCCCAAATACTGAACTGATCTGCTCGGAAGAATGAACGGAAGGTGGATCGTTATCTAGGTAGTCTGGGTTTATATCGGGGGCGCAGCTGAACTCAGATAGCGTGCACAAAATGTCTCCTTTTGTACAGTACAGAACAGTCTGAGCTCTGAAATCTACTTTTGCAGTCTCCCCTTGCACAAGCTCTTCCAAGTCTTTGAGAACCTTATCTTTGTGTAATGCTTTATTACTATTTGCATCAGTTTCTACTAAACTTTCTTCTGAAAGATTTGCATCCTCGCTACATTCAGGTGTATCAGTCGAATTGTCTTTCTCATTCAGTGTGTCTGCCACATTGCTGTCAGAAAAGCTATCCTGAAGTTCAGACTCCGCTTTTCTGTCACTTGACTGACTTCTAGGCACTGCATCTGCAGGGATCTCTACAGAAAGTCCTTTATTCTTTTTGTGGCGTCTGATGCTGCTGAACAAACCTTTTAGTCCCTTCTTTGGCCTGGGGAAGGACGAGGACTTGTCGGCACTTAGTTTCTGATCGTAGCATTCAGAGTTCGCTGACAGAGGTGCGTCTGCTTTCTTATTCGTGTCAGCTATGGAGTACACACTTTGAGAGCCTGACAGCATCTTCACAGATGAACATTTCTGTCCGCGGTATTCAAAGTCTCCCGCTGGCATGTCAGCGGTTCTTCTGCCGTCCTCCCAGCTCACCTCACTGATGCAATCATGAGTCTTGCTCTTGCATATCCCCTTTTTAGAGGACCCCTTCCCATGGCCTTTGTTTCTTCCCCCGAAGAAGCTGGGTAAGGTGCAAATGCTCTTTCTCCCTCCAAACAGTTTAAAAGCTGTTTTCTTCAGCTTCCCAGGGGGTGGCAGTTCAGGAGGAGTAGCATCAGTGCGCTCAGATGTCCCGTCTGCCTCCGTCCCCTGGGCCTGGCACCCTCTGGCTGATTCTTCACAGCCACCACACAAAGGCTTTGTTCCAGCTGTCTGTTCTCTTCCGCTGCTGGTTTCCATGGCAATGTTTTCTACAGCCAGGTGCACTCAACTGTGAACATGGATGAAAACTCTGCTGCCAGGCTCACCTCTTGAAAATGCACCATAATGTTCCTAAAATAAAGAAGAAATTATTAATGTAATTTTTATAAAGTTGCAATAACACACAATAAGCTTCCACATGGCCCTGCCACGATACACCACCATATTAAAGGTGTCAGTCATAAAATGTAGGTCTCCATTTGGTACCTAATTACAATAGTGCCTATGCACAACTGAAAGATATAGCCATTTGCTCACCCAATTAAGCATTCGTAGGTCCCTGTCAGCTTCATTCACAGTACATGACACTACTTCATGAACAATTCCATCAAATTTCATGTGGTTTTGAAAATACAGCAGTCACAGAAAAAGTAGGGTACAGAACTATGAATGTGATATTTATTTCAATTCACTTCTGGCTCTCCCTACTAACTATTCTTCTGTTTGAATAAGGTCAAACCTTTCTTTAGGCAGTAGCTACATAGGGGGCGGCTAGAGTACGATGTATTAAAACAATGAAGTAGGTGTGACTGACTGACACCTAATACAATAGAAGTTCTATCATTAAAAGAGACTTCCTGCTagtccaccattgtttattctttGTAGAATAGCCATCATTTTTAAAGCAAAAGGTGCTCCAGCTTCTCTTGCATAACAAAATCCATCCGGTAACATATCACTCACTCCTGGATGCTTGAAGTTTACTGTGCTTCTCACACGACGGAAATGTTGGCCAAGGAGCGCAGTTTTATAAAAGGGAAATTCCGTTCCGGAGCACTGAAAAAAGGTCTTGTGCAGTTTGTGCTTCTGTCTGCTCAACCTGTGCAAAATGATGTTATCACACTACActataaaatcacaaaaacaaaagattgtaCTTTGGAACTACTGTTAAACattctttatttacagtattttttttgtactgtacaaaatgcaatatgttttttttgttttggtttttactaTGTTTTATGCTTCCGTGGACGGGATGACATCTGTGCACATAAGATGTACTGAAATCTTGACAAACCCATAAAcggtttgttttttgcagtttataattACAATTTAAAGCAGGGTAGCAGCTAAGTGACTACATGGTTGCTCTTTAAATGAATCTTTTTCTTATCAAAATAGATTCATGCAGTTTGCTATTTGTGTTAGCTAACATTCTtgtccaaaataataaaaccaagtttccgattattattatttttatgtattgaACAGTTCCCTTCCTTCTCTGTTTCTGAAAAGATCTCTCAAAAGACCATGAAAAAGTGTTTATAAAGGACATCCAATTGTGAACAAGCGGTTCTATACAAATGTACCTGTCTCCACAAACAGAACTACATATTTACCAGCAGGCATGTTTTTAACGTAAACACTTTAAAATTGTTCCAAATAATCCCTCTTTAGAATACACAACAACACACTGTCAAAGGCACCGAATGCAGGTCTGAGCGCCTACTGTATGACAGTGGTGTACACAGATGTATGCATACAGATAAAGATTTAGCTAAATGTAATCCAATAACCAGTGtctcaaacacaaacccacagCCCTATTCAAGACAGGCTATCCAATGTCAAGTAAACTGCTATTTTAAAAACACGTCTGGAAATTGTTCAAATGTTCACTGGTGCCAGGACTCATGCTaccttttttaagttttaaattcTTGGCCGCAATTAAAGTCCTAAAGCATGTCAATACAACTTCCTGCTGCGTGTACACTGTCCTAGGAATAAAGCAGGTCACCTGGAAACATTATCCCTAATCAACTGCATGGTTTCAGAGCTCAGACTATTCTGTACTGTACATCCTTTTTAACTGTGACCATACAGTCTGTACTATGCCCATATGCCCAGTTTAACAATTACTGCAAAATTGTGACTGCAACTGCTAAAACTTGAAATGAACAAGCACACAGAGAGTGTAAAACAAACTACATACTTATATTCCTTATCTAAAATCATATGATTTTAATTTACAAAGGTTGTGACAAAGAAGTGACGTCTCTTACTAACATAGTATAGTAGCGTATACTGTAGTGTCAAATGGCAGTACAGCTGGGCTGCTTCTGGGTGTCAAACGGTTACTAAAGTTACAATCCGGGTCTTTGATGTTTGAAGCTAACACAAAGTAATTAAATAACTAGCAGGGATATAGTACGAGAATCTTATATGACTAATGGCATACAGACAGCTGAACCTTATTGCTGTTACAGTATTTAGTGTTAATCTGGCTTTGACAGTCTTTCACGGAGCTACAGAAACTTAGCGAGTGAAAACGACAACCATAACATAATGCAACTTTAAAAGCCATGCGACTGCTGGCTTTTCATAACACAACAATATTTCAATTTGCACTTCAAAAAAACGACTGAGGCAACGACTTGTCTAGCAAACCTAATAAACGTAATAGCTAGATAATGCCACGGTCGGCTTTACTGTAGTAGTTTAAGCAAGTGCATAAAATCAACAGCTGCGATGCGAGAAACCACAACAATGCTATAGCATAACTCTATGTATGTATGCCACGGGCCTACGGAGGCTGAGTGGAATCCGCAAGGGATCGTTCCACTGATTCGAACAGGATTTCAAATACGGTCAATAACGTTGAACTgggacacacacgcacacacacaaaacagtcaCATTCCAAACCGGAGCGTCTGCCCACGTAAACgcgtttattttttacagtatatcctgatgtataaaataagaaaacaactacaacaatactactacgactaataataataataataataatatacgggCTTCACACTGCAAAGCCCAGCTCAACCTCACGCCAGTGCTGGTTACCGCACAGGTTACACAGACAGCACAGTATGATTCGTTTGGACTCCCACCACTAGTCATCacattttgtaaatgcattaacaGCGCAGCGTGCAGGGTTTCCCAAACATTACTGTCAaatactgtctttttttttttttttaaataaacaggcgACTGACAAAGAAAGTCCACCTACACTTCTGCTGCACTGCCTAGGAATTGGAAATTCTGTATGTATGTACACCACCCGCGATGGAAAAACGGAAAACAACTCACCTAGATCGTAACTGCAGAAGATGTTGCCTGTGTGTTTCGAGGGAGAGAGGAATGAACGCTCTAAATCCAGTTTACTTTTGTtcctctttcttctctctctctctctctctctctctctctctctctctctctctctctctctctctctccttccttccttccttccctcccTGCGCAGAATCTCTGGCTGGGGGGGAGCTACTCAATGGGACAACAAAGGCGGGACCGCGTTCGTGAGATCTGTGAGTGACAATGGCGTTACCCTATTAGATGGGAACCACTGGCACTTTGACCAATTGTAAAACACAAGGGGCGGATCAAATCGCCAGAACCGCCTACGTTCTGGTTAGTCAGAGTAACATGAGGCTgatattggctggtttcacagaccttgatttgGATTTATCGTGGGCTATTCAATGCTGTTTAGGTATAATCCAAAATTGCTGCTTTATCTGGGGTTGTGAAACCAGCCGCGTGTGTACTGTGTTTTGGTTGCACATGTTGCCCCGAGTGCTCCCAGAACTGCTGCATATAGCCTGCTTGCTATTTTATGTTCAGTGATCTAGTGTGTGATTCACACATGCATAACGTTGTGTTCTCCAGTTTAAACGAGTATTTGCACAGAGACTCGTCTTCGTTAAAGGTTTGCACAGTGTCGATCTTATCTCTTCATGCAAAGCATATATGCAACTTATACAGCATGCTGTACTAAATCTGCAATTAAAGACGctgctactgtactgtaatgagTTGTATGTCAAACTATACAGCACACGTCTGAACAATAACTAAGTTTCACAAGGCAGCAcgctttcttatcttgttttatGTTGTGCATAAGGgatagaaagaaaaacaaattgctATTTATGTTACCGCTCGTTTGTTTGAGTAACAAGCATACTGAaggtatatttgtttattttgaatgtatgcTAACAATATATATTTCCTGATAGACTTTGGAGCAAACGTGTTCCTTCCCACGCTCACAGAGAAAGCCTTGGAGGTCTTGCTAAAGGAAGTCCCAGTTTCCATCTCTTCTTGGTCACTAGCAGGTTCAGTGGCATCTACGGATCTGCTGGCCACACGCCATTTTAATTGTGTGCCgtgacaataacaacaataataaataagtaaataaataaataaataaataaataaataaataaataaataaatattgtttatttgttcaaaaTATTTCTACATGGTGTAGTTGGAGAGCATGCCAAATTCAACAAACACATCTGAATCTGAATTCTGTACAGTTATCACCCCCGCCCctccaaacacaaaaaaaacaaatataaaatgttgaaataattatcacagatttaaaaaaaaaaaaaaacattaaacaaatcatAGAATTACGATATTGTGGATTAATTCACTTTACCACACACATAGGGGTATTAAATCTGTGTTATTAAAATACCAACAagagtttaataaataaaacacaatctcCCAGAGCttaaaaaagacacacaaaatGATTGGCTAAGATATGACTCACAGGGAGGGGTCGCCAATACCTCTTCCTCCAGGAGCTTGCTGTCTGTTAATTTAACATcttaaactgctctgcaatggaaTATTTGCTCTAAAGATGTTTACACTGGACTGGTTTGATGTACAGTAATGCATTCATTTTACATACACGTTTTTACTGGAAAGCATTTCTCAGTCACATGATCTATAGAAAAGGGGCAGTGACATCACTGCGAATTCCACGCCACTCAGGTCATGTGGTTTAAGTACTTCCTCAGGATTGGTGGGATGTCCAGTCGGTCAATGGAATGCATTTTGTTGGCCATTCTCAAGTAGCTTCGGATTGCTAGCCGACACTGAGACATCAGGGTTTTTGGACAAGCTGAAGAGAAGTTGGAGGCTAATTATTAATGACTCATTTAATTTATGATAAATAATTCCAAAGTTACagtgat
This genomic stretch from Acipenser ruthenus chromosome 16, fAciRut3.2 maternal haplotype, whole genome shotgun sequence harbors:
- the LOC117963451 gene encoding APC membrane recruitment protein 1-like — translated: METSSGREQTAGTKPLCGGCEESARGCQAQGTEADGTSERTDATPPELPPPGKLKKTAFKLFGGRKSICTLPSFFGGRNKGHGKGSSKKGICKSKTHDCISEVSWEDGRRTADMPAGDFEYRGQKCSSVKMLSGSQSVYSIADTNKKADAPLSANSECYDQKLSADKSSSFPRPKKGLKGLFSSIRRHKKNKGLSVEIPADAVPRSQSSDRKAESELQDSFSDSNVADTLNEKDNSTDTPECSEDANLSEESLVETDANSNKALHKDKVLKDLEELVQGETAKVDFRAQTVLYCTKGDILCTLSEFSCAPDINPDYLDNDPPSVHSSEQISSVFGDVASLKSFDSLTGCGDIIADRDDDSIAESTVSAERSRNAGKRSSCYVTYQGGGEEMATPDEVDEDYLQGLWENAAAADVCFTPGQQQMLLGDDMDLQISPDGPALPGPCVDAANNPNVVRAVADNSHTSGDLLTPQSDQPESAPNSDEGYYDSTTPGPDEDGGDSLSRIRKERLPRDSYSGDALYELYEPDDSLMSPPLADEPSFETLPPTPDALEFLGMDVDKSLCPSFSNKAGLMEGVRQVQIEQKLMGWEVKSTKKHPKKEQVILSKDRFYAEKSTADCNSKMNNNTHQACLKEEQVTSQTRIGKGSKVKHRNNQTHPSSGEHHTNQKTNAKLLPDLDGVDVVCSTKNSHRSKVPVPLDELLQGNGRCTQSEKRERKTDTGKMKTDEALEYDQTVCFSQALVDFTNNTAFLNNLSESIGSSDSGSSFTHNMQALPAMVTFDVVDMENEGECDGQIEMDTDEDMSSPYEAYDESYLQKDAFAECDERMFELYDQNPFLGNSWGVASLPRHLNFSKMSPAMPAPLSLNRRSRSLDTDSLEFELADMYLSKVIPQLPQVSRSEWDSKKASTLHWPSDWERKGRSASSEWREVADIPNWPWQQEATCNFALPLIDGKKLGRVQSCSPLGMGRAIQHEIQRDRLDLQVEGGSPNRRLQPQTSRFTCDTGAGNPIQSSRQMARPSHLPLQSDECRPQTGSNSLGTSRDSSGKVLALVSPLDERNEAYFSKISSAGQYSDSSHQQMKCKPIGVTQGMPHFHSENPDTLKPELCVGQCETSSKGRSEHEMTC